The stretch of DNA ATGGTCTCACAGTACCGGATCAGTCGATAACTAGGAGTGAAATTGTCAATCGTTCCTTGTGAACTTTCCCTTCCCACTGTCATGCCCGTTAATGGCTCTTTCTTCGTCACTAGCAGCAGTCGTGCTGCTCTCCGTACCGAGCTTTGAGTGAGCTCTCGAGGAACTTGAGCCAGCATAGGTTAGTTCATCTTCGTCGAACAGAATCTCTTCTTCTATCCCTCTATCCTTCCCCATAGAGATACTGCCAAAGCCCTTTTTGCGTGGTGTTCGGCCGGGGGCGCTGACAAAGTCGGCAAAGCTGGCAATAGATGAGTTGTTGTTATTACTTGAACCTCGTCGGTGACCTGAAGCAGGAGGTGTACGGAGTGGGACGCGATAGAAGTCTTCgatttcttcgtcttcttcggcAAGTGCGTCGTATGCTGCATGTGATGCAACATTTGAAGAAGCGTAGGCATTTCGTGAAAGTGGGAGAGACCTGTATGATCCTTTCCTTAAGTGCATAGCGTAAGAGTAGATGAGGAGTGCAAAATAGATCTACACAAGTTAGGTAAGTGCTATGGTTTGGAAGTGAAGTTGGTCAGCGAACCTTGAATATCCAGGAGATGATTATAACGAAGGCAGCAAGTCCCTTCTCGTGGTTCCATATGGCCAAGGCAGCTTCCTTGCGCTCCTCGTCCGTGAGATGCGTGGCGGACGAATTACCGAGTTCCATCATTTTCTGCTGCGCGACTGAGTTGGCCTGTCTCTGTCCATCGTGAGGATTCCACAGCCACCAGCCTACAGCGAAAAATACTGTCCACGAAGTAGAAAATATATGATCCGCGAAGAATAAATGAGCGAAATAGAGGGTCTTCTTGGGATCCTCCTGTTGGATATTTAGTGTCAGATGAATGTGACATAAGTTTGACAAGGCTGCGGTTGACGCACTTCCTGGACTACTCGAAGGCCCCAAGCTAGGGCAACAAGGGCGATAACGGAGTATATGTAGAGACTCAGTTGGGCAAACGAGCCGCCTGCACCGGTCAAGACGGCAATTAATCCGTATACACCAGCAACCTTGTTGAGAAGCTAAACGATGGTAAGGCTATGAGGAGACACTGAAACGAAGAGAAAATACAGACAGCAAATAAGAGGGCAACAGTAACGCCTGTCTTGATGTCAAGGACACCAAAAAAcgaagaaagaggccagaGGCGCCATTCAGGGCGTAGCATGAGCTTCATGAAGGATCATGCagagaggaaagaagaagaggagcgTGGATTACGTAACACAtaatttctctttttcttttgctctCACTACCGCACAACATAACATCACTCAATGGCAAGCTATTTCTCCAACCACTCCGCCTCTAGATTTCTTGCAAATAGTACAACAACGCCCGCAACGACATCCACCGCCCTCTCGCCCTCCAACTCTTCTGCACAACCCACTGCacccgccacaacgccctccaGACAGCGTATCCCAAGCTCAAAGCATTTCTCCACCAGCGTAAACGTCTCCCAGCCAGTTGCTTCAAAGGATCCTACATCCTCTTCCACCACATCCTCTGCTTCTGCATCACAGGTCCATCCACTACGAAACACGTATGTTCGTATTTTTTTCCGTGTCAGCGATCGCATCCCTTTTGACCGCTTCTCTGGTTTAGTTGGGTATTTTGGTTTAGACAACAACGCGCACCCGGAAACAAAATCATTAGCTACGAAGAAGGGATAAAAAAGATCGCGGCTTTTAGTTCTGTAAGCTTATGCCATTCACCTCATTCATTTTTACTGGGCGCTAAAGTGATCTGGAGGTCGAATCGTTCTGGTCCTTGTGGACCCATCTGACGCCTCCATCATCCCTGCAACCCACTACAGACTATCTTCTTTTCCATGCAGGTATACGCCGACCTGTGTGGGAGGACCCACTGAATATTACTGGCGGAAAATGGATCATACGCCTCAAAAAGGGCATTGCCGATCGTTTCTGGGAGGATCTTGTGTTAGCAATAATTGGTGACCAATTCGACAATTGCCGCAGCAAAGTGGAGGACAGTCCCAAGGGGAAATCAGGCGTCTCCGCCACCGGAAAATCTGAGGATGGCAGCGAAGGAGGGAGCGAGTGGCCGGAAATCTGTGGGTGCACGCTTAGTGTAAGGCAAAGTGAGGATATCGTCACAGTGTGGAACAGAGTGGATGGCGACCCTAAGCTGAGAGAGCAAATTCGGTACGTGATTCGCCGCTGAGAATATGGTTTATTGGGGTTAACATGGAGACCAGTGATACTCTGCGGAAGGTTCTGAACCTTCCACCATCAACCATAATGGAATACAAATCTAATAATGGTACGTCGGATGACTGATAATGTCGGTCGTTTGCTCAACAAACGGGATTAGACTCGATGCAAGACAAGTCAAGTTTCCGGAGAACAGCGATCGACAAGACGCCAATGTCCCCAGCATCTTGACCTTCCGTGTACGATGTCAGGAGGTTGTGTGGAGGATAATATGGGTGCTGTATATGATGTTGTGATATCAGTTGTAGCTCGATTTCTTGTGTGAAATGAAGGGACTCGGTTGAATATTTGCGGTTTTATGCCGTTATCAGTTAGTCACGTGGGTAGGAATAACGACACACCACGGATGACAAGTTTGCGAACTTTGCAACGCTTACATTAATCCCAGTGAGATTTTGAGTTGACAGTCACGGCGACATCTAACAATTGGATTCCATTTATGAAGCGAGCACATGTTCGGAGTTCGCACCATCCCTAAGTTTCTCTCCAGTGTGATAAAAACACCAAGAGCAAGACCATCAGCCACTTTCTTCCCCTTTCTTATCGGAACCAATTATTTGAGCAGCCCAGGAGCAAGTCCTAGAGCCATGTCTACTACAGTGAACAAGTCTGAGAGCGAATGGAGGGCAATCCTGTCCCCAGAACAGGTGTGCCTCACTCTGTACTCCATGAACCGTGTATGCTCATCTGTTTCGGTCGGCGATTTCTAGTTCAGAATCTTGAGGCAGAAGGGTACTGAGCCAGCTGGAACGGGCGAATATGATAAACATTCCGCAGCTGGAGTCTATTCGTGCGCGGGGTGTGGGACACCGTTGTACAAGAGCACCACAAAGTTCAATGTATGTTACTCTAAAGCATCATATAAGTGACGTCCTAATGTCTAAAATCTACTCGGTAGAGCGGTTGCGGTTGGCCTGCCTTCTTCGATGGTAAGTATTAGCTCTCATAAGATTCCATTGTGTATGGTGGCTGAGCTGTTTCCATTCCTCCATACAGCAATCCCAGGTGCCGTGAGCAGACATGAAGACAACTCCTGGGGTATGAAGCGTATTGAAATCACCTGCACCGCTTGTGGTGGCCATCTGGGACACGTTTTCCAAGGCGAAGGATTCCCTACTCCAAGTATGCTATTGATCTCTATCCGATGACCAGATATGCTCTAGCAATGTGCTAACTGACATTCCTAGCTGATGAACGCCACTGTGTCAATTCAGTCTCACTCAAGTTTCATGATGAGAAGTAGACCTAATCCGAGCTTGCAACATGGTGTATATTATATGACTGGATATTTGTATTTGGCTAGATCGAATTTGTAGCTGAAATGGATGTGATTGTATTCCGAACAATTAAATCACGGATCGTCTCCATCAGCAAAGTAGGTGAGTTGTCATTGAAGTTTTGAGATTGAGACTGAATAAACCATGTATTCAATGGGTGTAAAATCCAGAGGTATACAAAAACGAAGAAGGATGATGAATATATGAAAGTAAAAATGAATTGTATACTGGTGGATATATCTTTGGTTTCAGACATGCGCAAACTCCATTGGTTGGACATGATAACCAGCAACGAAATGCAGAACATGCAAGTTGGCAAACAAGCCGTGAATTACAGATCCTGCATAGTCTTCTCCAATTCTTCGAGGTCGGCGATTGACTTTTTGTACTTCGCGTTGGCCTCCTATCAAACAAAGATTGTCAGGGGCTTGGTTTATAGCGGACAACGGATCTGACGGACCTCGTATTTCCTCTCCCACTCATCTCGCTCCTGTTCAACGCGCTGTACCTGCCTTTCAAAGTGTTCTGCCTTGACATCAACTTCTCGCAGTCTATAGAGGTTCGATACAAGGAGATCAGCAATCGATCATCCTCATAAGCCGTAGGCAGTGCACATACTTCACTGTGGTTTCATTGAGGTTTTTGTCCGCCGCAGTaagttcctcctccaaaaggGCAACCTTACGAAGCAGTCCTTCAGATGCCATTTTGCTGGACTCGCCATCCAAAGATAAAGTCTTGAGTTCTTCGAGCTTCGTCTCGGCCTTTTCGATCTCTGCGTCTAAACGACTGATCTGGTGTTGCAGCGAAGTGATCTCCTGATCTTTTTCAAGTAACAATTGCTCAAGCTTCCTGTTCTTAGCCTCAGCCTCTTCAGCGCGTGCAACCGCGTTGTCGGCCTCCAGACGGAGGGAGTTCATTTTCTACATGACAGGTTATCAAGGGTGGTTAGATCACCAGTGTCGTGGGCGGTAACGGCCAGGATATGCACAAAGAGCTTACCTCACGAATTCTGTCAGTCATAGCGAATTATAAAGGCGGATTAAGAGATTTGATGATTGAGCTGCGGTATGTTGTATGTTGGGTCAAGTACAAAAGAGGGAGCGTTCGTTTGAGTAAGGGCAGGCGTGTTCGGAGATTAGATTATAGCACGTGCCGGTAGAGTAACACAGGCATTCTTCGTTTGTTCTTTAACTTTCATCTTCACAACCTACGCGCCTACGCCCTTGTATATTTAATTTTCTTTCGCCTCACGGAGAATATGCGGACGATCTACTATATAGCACCCTCTACACGTCCTCGGATCGATTCTTCACCCAACTCGAGGCTATCTAAATTGCCAGCAAAATTCTGGACAAGGCCTGTCTTGATCAGGATACCTCTTCTCATAAACCAGTCCCCCTAAAGACTAATCATAGAAAACAGCGAATTAAGTGAGATTATCTGCGATTGTATCTACCAGCCAATCAATTGATTCCTAGATGCTCGAGCTCTATGACCATCTCGTTATACTGCTTTTTTGCGCTCTGTGTCCCCTG from Psilocybe cubensis strain MGC-MH-2018 chromosome 7, whole genome shotgun sequence encodes:
- a CDS encoding Inositol phosphorylceramide synthase regulatory subunit kei1, with the protein product MKLMLRPEWRLWPLSSFFGVLDIKTGVTVALLFALLNKVAGVYGLIAVLTGAGGSFAQLSLYIYSVIALVALAWGLRVVQEEDPKKTLYFAHLFFADHIFSTSWTVFFAVGWWLWNPHDGQRQANSVAQQKMMELGNSSATHLTDEERKEAALAIWNHEKGLAAFVIIISWIFKIYFALLIYSYAMHLRKGSYRSLPLSRNAYASSNVASHAAYDALAEEDEEIEDFYRVPLRTPPASGHRRGSSNNNNSSIASFADFVSAPGRTPRKKGFGSISMGKDRGIEEEILFDEDELTYAGSSSSRAHSKLGTESSTTAASDEERAINGHDSGKGKFTRND
- a CDS encoding Peptide methionine sulfoxide reductase B2, chloroplastic, which codes for MSTTVNKSESEWRAILSPEQFRILRQKGTEPAGTGEYDKHSAAGVYSCAGCGTPLYKSTTKFNSGCGWPAFFDAIPGAVSRHEDNSWGMKRIEITCTACGGHLGHVFQGEGFPTPTDERHCVNSVSLKFHDEK
- a CDS encoding Eukaryotic translation initiation factor NCBP; translated protein: MASYFSNHSASRFLANSTTTPATTSTALSPSNSSAQPTAPATTPSRQRIPSSKHFSTSVNVSQPVASKDPTSSSTTSSASASQVHPLRNTWVFWFRQQRAPGNKIISYEEGIKKIAAFSSVESFWSLWTHLTPPSSLQPTTDYLLFHAGIRRPVWEDPLNITGGKWIIRLKKGIADRFWEDLVLAIIGDQFDNCRSKVEDSPKGKSGVSATGKSEDGSEGGSEWPEICGCTLSVRQSEDIVTVWNRVDGDPKLREQIRDTLRKVLNLPPSTIMEYKSNNDSMQDKSSFRRTAIDKTPMSPAS